One window from the genome of Pseudomonas fluorescens encodes:
- a CDS encoding homoserine dehydrogenase, with the protein MTEYKLALVGFGGVNRALAQLIAERNESWKTDLGFTLKIVGVTDLFLGSVMDRHGLDAASLARLPATQGAMAQLPGGTVDALNEAVIKDCGADIIAEATFTNPVDGEPATSFCRWALERGKHVVTTNKGPIALHGAELKALAQRNNVAFEYEGSVMSGTPVIRLAKQSLAGSSISGFEGILNGTSNFVLTCMEGGLGFAEAVKKAQELGYAEADPTADVEGHDVRLKIVILANELLDAKLTVNDVTCSGISALSLADIEKARHDGARWKLIGAATRQADGSISASVEPRLLSNDHPLASVSGATNAVSFTSELLGAVTVSGPGAGRTETAFALLSDIIHIHQSATRKQEHNL; encoded by the coding sequence ATGACTGAATACAAACTGGCGCTGGTCGGCTTCGGCGGTGTGAACCGGGCATTGGCTCAGCTGATTGCCGAGCGTAACGAAAGCTGGAAAACCGACCTCGGCTTCACCCTGAAAATCGTCGGCGTCACCGACCTGTTCCTCGGTTCGGTGATGGACCGCCACGGCCTCGACGCCGCGTCACTGGCCAGACTGCCAGCCACCCAAGGCGCCATGGCCCAACTCCCCGGCGGCACCGTCGACGCCCTCAACGAAGCCGTGATCAAAGACTGCGGCGCCGACATCATCGCCGAAGCCACCTTCACCAACCCGGTGGACGGCGAGCCCGCTACCTCGTTCTGCCGCTGGGCCCTGGAGCGCGGCAAACACGTGGTCACCACCAACAAAGGCCCCATCGCCCTGCACGGCGCCGAACTCAAAGCCCTGGCCCAACGCAACAACGTCGCTTTCGAATACGAAGGCTCGGTCATGAGCGGCACCCCCGTCATTCGCCTTGCTAAACAATCCCTGGCCGGCAGCTCGATCAGCGGTTTCGAAGGCATCCTCAACGGCACTTCCAACTTCGTCCTCACCTGCATGGAAGGTGGATTGGGGTTTGCCGAAGCGGTCAAAAAAGCCCAGGAACTGGGCTACGCCGAAGCCGACCCCACCGCGGACGTCGAAGGCCATGACGTGCGCCTCAAAATCGTGATCCTCGCCAACGAACTGCTGGACGCCAAGCTCACCGTCAACGACGTCACCTGCAGCGGCATCTCCGCCCTCAGCCTCGCCGACATCGAAAAAGCCCGCCACGACGGTGCCCGCTGGAAACTCATCGGCGCCGCCACGCGCCAGGCCGACGGCTCCATCAGCGCCAGCGTCGAACCGCGCCTGCTGAGTAACGACCACCCACTGGCCAGCGTCAGCGGCGCCACCAACGCTGTGTCGTTCACCAGTGAACTGCTTGGCGCCGTGACCGTCTCGGGCCCCGGCGCAGGCCGCACCGAAACCGCCTTCGCGCTGCTGTCGGACATCATCCACATCCACCAATCGGCAACCCGCAAACAGGAGCACAACCTGTGA
- a CDS encoding aldehyde dehydrogenase family protein, with amino-acid sequence MNVSRLALAVVEPHIEVLNPFDGSVVGTVADLKASEVPQLLETGRNGVKACALLPRHRRASILEQAALNIERDAKAFARLIVDEAGKTLKQAEKEVKRCVNTLKLSAEEAKRNAGEIVPFDAYEGAESRQGWFTRDPLGLIVAITPYNDPLNLVAHKLGPAIAGGNAVILKPSELAPLSALKLVSYLVAAGLPETVVTVATGGAELGKTLVAARDVRMISFTGGFVTGEQIARTAGLKKLAMDLGGNAPVIVMADCNLDAAVDSCISGAFWAAGQNCIGTQRLLIHAPIYAAFRERFVHQAQALVVGNPLLANTDIGPMITHQAAQNAEHVVNEALQQGATLLCGHRRQGACYAATVLENVDHASRLWRNEVFAPVVVLQPFETFDEAIALANEPDYALHAGIFTNDLSTAMSAARRIEAGGVMINDSSDFRFDAMPFGGSKYGSLGREGVRFAYEEMTQPKVVCLNTLG; translated from the coding sequence GTGAACGTATCGCGCCTGGCCCTGGCGGTCGTCGAACCGCACATCGAAGTCCTCAACCCATTCGACGGCAGCGTCGTCGGCACCGTCGCAGACCTCAAAGCCTCAGAAGTCCCGCAACTGCTCGAGACCGGCCGCAACGGCGTCAAAGCCTGTGCCTTACTGCCGCGTCATCGTCGCGCTAGCATTCTCGAACAGGCCGCACTGAACATCGAACGCGACGCCAAGGCCTTCGCCCGGCTGATCGTCGACGAAGCCGGCAAGACCCTCAAACAGGCGGAAAAAGAAGTCAAACGCTGCGTCAACACCCTCAAGCTCTCCGCCGAAGAAGCCAAGCGCAACGCCGGCGAAATCGTGCCGTTCGACGCCTACGAAGGCGCCGAATCGCGCCAAGGCTGGTTCACCCGCGACCCCCTGGGCCTGATCGTCGCCATCACCCCCTACAACGACCCGCTGAACCTGGTCGCCCACAAACTCGGCCCGGCCATCGCCGGCGGCAACGCGGTGATCCTCAAACCGTCCGAACTGGCACCGTTGTCAGCCCTCAAACTGGTCTCGTACCTAGTCGCCGCCGGCCTGCCCGAAACCGTAGTCACCGTCGCCACTGGCGGCGCCGAACTCGGCAAAACCCTGGTCGCCGCCCGTGACGTGCGCATGATCTCCTTCACCGGCGGCTTCGTCACCGGCGAACAAATCGCCCGCACCGCAGGCCTGAAAAAACTCGCCATGGACCTCGGCGGCAACGCCCCCGTCATCGTCATGGCCGACTGCAACCTCGACGCCGCCGTCGACAGCTGCATCTCCGGCGCCTTCTGGGCCGCCGGGCAAAACTGCATCGGCACCCAACGCCTGCTCATCCACGCACCGATCTACGCCGCCTTCCGAGAACGCTTCGTCCACCAGGCCCAAGCCCTCGTCGTCGGCAACCCACTGCTCGCCAACACCGACATCGGCCCGATGATCACCCACCAAGCCGCGCAAAACGCCGAACACGTGGTCAACGAAGCCCTGCAACAAGGCGCTACCTTACTCTGCGGCCACCGCCGCCAAGGCGCCTGCTACGCCGCGACCGTGTTGGAAAACGTCGACCATGCCAGCCGACTCTGGCGCAACGAGGTCTTCGCACCGGTGGTGGTGTTGCAGCCGTTCGAGACGTTTGATGAAGCCATTGCGCTGGCTAACGAACCTGATTACGCGCTTCATGCCGGGATTTTCACCAATGACCTGTCCACGGCTATGAGTGCCGCACGACGGATCGAGGCGGGAGGGGTGATGATCAACGACTCCTCCGATTTTCGTTTCGATGCGATGCCGTTCGGGGGCTCCAAGTACGGCAGTTTGGGCAGGGAAGGGGTGCGGTTTGCGTACGAGGAAATGACCCAGCCGAAGGTGGTTTGTTTGAATACGCTGGGTTGA
- a CDS encoding glycoside hydrolase family 68 protein has protein sequence MKTTTEKFGVTPHQPSLWTRADALKVRADDPTTTQPLVSADFPVLNNDVFIWDTMPLRDLDGNVTSVDGWSVIFTLTADRHPNDPQYLDEDGNYDILRDWNDRHGRAKMYYWFSRTGKNWEFGGRVMAEGVSPTAREWAGTPILLNDRGEVDLYYTAVTPGATIVKVRGRVVTTEHGVSMVGFEKVKPLFEADGKMYQTEAQNAFWGFRDPWPFRDPNDGKLYMLFEGNVAGERGSHKVGEAEIGDVPPGYEDVGNSRYQTACVGIAVARDADGDDWEMLPPLLTAVGVNDQTERPHFVFQDGKYYLFTISHTFTYGDGVTGPDGVYGFVADSLFGPYVPLNGSGLVLGNPSSQPFQTYSHYVMPNGLVTSFIDSVPTDETGTQIRVGGTEAPTVGMKIKGQQTFVVAEYDYGYIPPMLDVTLK, from the coding sequence ATGAAAACCACCACTGAAAAATTCGGTGTAACCCCCCATCAACCCAGCCTCTGGACCCGCGCTGATGCGCTGAAAGTCCGGGCGGACGATCCCACCACCACGCAGCCGCTGGTCAGCGCGGATTTCCCGGTACTGAACAATGACGTGTTCATCTGGGACACCATGCCCCTGCGCGACTTGGACGGTAACGTGACATCCGTCGATGGCTGGTCGGTGATCTTCACCCTGACGGCCGATCGTCATCCAAACGACCCGCAGTACCTCGACGAGGACGGCAACTACGACATCCTCCGCGATTGGAACGATCGTCACGGTCGGGCAAAGATGTACTACTGGTTTTCTCGTACCGGCAAGAACTGGGAATTCGGTGGCCGCGTGATGGCCGAAGGGGTTTCGCCGACCGCTCGCGAATGGGCCGGCACGCCGATTCTGTTGAACGACCGAGGTGAAGTGGACCTGTATTACACCGCCGTCACCCCAGGCGCGACCATCGTCAAGGTGCGCGGTCGGGTCGTGACCACTGAACACGGTGTCAGCATGGTCGGCTTCGAGAAGGTCAAGCCACTGTTCGAGGCCGACGGCAAGATGTACCAGACCGAAGCCCAAAACGCCTTCTGGGGTTTCCGCGACCCATGGCCTTTCCGCGACCCGAACGACGGCAAGCTGTACATGCTGTTCGAGGGCAACGTGGCCGGTGAGCGCGGCTCGCACAAAGTGGGCGAGGCCGAAATCGGCGATGTACCACCGGGCTATGAAGATGTCGGCAACTCGCGCTACCAGACCGCCTGTGTAGGCATCGCCGTCGCCCGCGACGCAGACGGTGACGACTGGGAAATGTTGCCGCCCCTGCTGACCGCCGTGGGCGTCAACGACCAGACCGAACGCCCGCACTTCGTGTTCCAGGATGGCAAGTACTACCTGTTCACGATCAGCCACACCTTCACCTATGGCGACGGCGTGACCGGGCCGGACGGCGTGTACGGTTTTGTCGCGGACTCGCTGTTCGGCCCCTACGTGCCGCTCAACGGTTCCGGCCTGGTGCTGGGCAACCCGTCCTCCCAGCCATTCCAGACCTACTCGCACTACGTGATGCCAAACGGCCTGGTGACCTCCTTTATCGACAGCGTACCGACCGACGAAACCGGCACACAGATTCGTGTCGGTGGCACTGAGGCACCCACGGTGGGCATGAAAATAAAAGGGCAGCAGACGTTTGTGGTGGCTGAGTACGACTATGGGTACATCCCGCCGATGCTCGACGTTACGCTTAAGTAA
- a CDS encoding DUF6124 family protein, with the protein MVKITPNPPTADEHESRVQSARNKKLDDAANRALDFYLKPTPKKETSDKSNTIFRIAPDVDSECLLANLSENLASANAMISDLAFDLEGSRRRVAMGILQVIELSELLANRALDIVEVR; encoded by the coding sequence ATGGTCAAAATTACACCGAACCCGCCAACTGCGGACGAACATGAGTCTCGCGTTCAGTCTGCTCGTAACAAGAAGCTTGATGATGCTGCGAACCGGGCCTTGGATTTTTATCTGAAGCCTACGCCGAAGAAAGAAACGTCTGACAAATCCAACACCATCTTCCGTATCGCACCGGATGTTGATTCGGAATGTCTGCTTGCCAATCTCAGCGAGAACCTGGCTTCGGCGAATGCCATGATCAGTGATTTGGCGTTTGATCTTGAGGGATCGCGACGGCGTGTTGCGATGGGGATTTTGCAGGTGATTGAGTTGAGTGAGCTGTTGGCTAATCGGGCTTTGGATATTGTTGAGGTGAGGTAG
- a CDS encoding sce7726 family protein, with the protein MGEKEVKSLVLNSLLMSGHIAQSTLVFSEMSLAKKVRRVDLGFIQGSEMVAIEVKSEKDSLFRLLGQVDEYRKYFDRVVVAVAPKFTKSVLTVAEDDVAVWEVSSGGLRVVRKGRLIKNISKESYIDLMTKREISILAKRVGVKPEKFAMYELKIEVLNRLRKASKADIKEILLNGIQKRFGLASNRFLSKVCSSGNVSVADVALLSPYLTRLESLA; encoded by the coding sequence ATGGGAGAGAAAGAGGTTAAGTCATTAGTGCTTAACTCGCTTTTAATGTCAGGGCACATTGCTCAATCAACTCTGGTTTTTAGTGAGATGAGTTTGGCAAAAAAAGTTAGACGGGTAGATCTGGGTTTTATTCAGGGAAGTGAAATGGTGGCAATAGAAGTGAAGAGTGAAAAGGATTCTTTGTTTCGATTATTAGGTCAGGTGGATGAGTATCGAAAATATTTCGATCGTGTTGTGGTTGCAGTGGCGCCCAAGTTTACTAAAAGCGTGCTGACGGTTGCTGAGGATGATGTTGCTGTATGGGAGGTTTCTAGCGGTGGGCTGAGAGTTGTTCGTAAGGGCAGGTTGATAAAGAATATTTCTAAAGAGAGTTATATTGATCTAATGACGAAGAGAGAAATCTCCATTTTGGCTAAGAGGGTGGGGGTGAAGCCGGAGAAGTTTGCGATGTATGAGTTAAAAATTGAGGTTCTAAATCGGCTGAGGAAAGCATCCAAGGCTGATATTAAGGAAATATTGCTTAATGGTATCCAAAAGAGGTTCGGGCTGGCCTCCAATAGATTTTTGTCTAAAGTATGCTCCTCAGGGAATGTAAGCGTTGCAGATGTTGCTTTACTGAGCCCATATCTAACCCGGCTAGAAAGCTTGGCCTGA
- a CDS encoding beta family protein, translated as MQPVFSNWNYIPILAISNAEMTAIEQLPDKDKDSLLPVFSLRGWLNSHRLESTLKRIDTAIGQRPWIADIDENFLTQNKVFLFTGAYPEKPVFQEILHLLNANNAYDNWYQFIKTRENTIPCLRHENLDNLEEQIVKLSSLGRGLVIRISPNEKNIAKHQRLTEALNLTKAENILIIYDLASIDATFIERIPLLEKFMHESKAAIQDLTISISASSFPSGFAGQHRGDNSIYERILFNKIAEEGLFKPLVYSDRGSARAQKQDGGAGTPPPRIDYPLKKDWKFVRREVDDNAPNAKERRKAAYIEIAKEITEGDYWIPELRLWGTQQIEITSESNDFGIYSALKSTAARINIHLFNQLHYNSEPSEINTDEEWTD; from the coding sequence ATGCAACCAGTATTTTCAAACTGGAACTACATTCCAATTCTAGCAATTAGCAACGCCGAAATGACAGCCATAGAGCAACTCCCAGACAAAGATAAAGACTCTTTGCTGCCGGTATTCTCCTTAAGGGGATGGCTTAATTCCCATCGTTTGGAAAGTACATTAAAACGAATTGACACAGCTATCGGTCAGCGCCCCTGGATCGCGGATATTGATGAAAATTTTTTGACGCAAAATAAGGTATTTCTGTTCACCGGCGCCTATCCCGAAAAGCCTGTATTTCAAGAAATTCTACATCTCCTCAACGCAAATAATGCATATGACAATTGGTATCAGTTCATCAAAACCCGTGAAAATACCATCCCTTGCCTAAGGCATGAAAACCTGGACAACCTTGAGGAACAGATAGTCAAACTATCGTCCCTCGGCCGTGGATTAGTTATAAGAATTAGCCCAAATGAAAAAAACATCGCGAAGCATCAACGCTTAACTGAGGCATTAAACCTAACAAAAGCCGAAAACATCTTAATCATCTATGACCTAGCCAGCATTGACGCAACTTTTATCGAGAGGATCCCCCTTCTAGAGAAGTTCATGCATGAATCAAAAGCGGCAATACAAGATCTTACTATATCAATTAGCGCTTCTTCTTTTCCTTCTGGATTTGCTGGACAACACAGAGGAGACAACTCGATATATGAGAGAATACTATTCAACAAAATAGCAGAGGAAGGCTTATTCAAGCCTTTAGTATACTCGGACAGAGGAAGCGCTCGTGCGCAGAAACAAGATGGTGGAGCGGGGACCCCTCCCCCTCGAATAGATTATCCATTAAAAAAAGATTGGAAATTTGTAAGACGCGAGGTGGATGACAACGCACCTAACGCAAAAGAAAGACGAAAAGCAGCGTACATTGAAATCGCGAAGGAAATCACTGAGGGCGACTACTGGATTCCTGAACTTCGGCTCTGGGGCACACAACAAATTGAAATAACATCTGAAAGCAATGATTTTGGAATTTATAGCGCACTAAAGTCGACTGCTGCTCGCATCAATATTCATTTATTCAACCAACTACACTACAACTCAGAACCTAGTGAAATAAACACAGATGAAGAATGGACTGATTAA
- a CDS encoding ImmA/IrrE family metallo-endopeptidase: MRTSPEWKALSDDQRAAISKHQESLPITVGAIAKEFGISVLKSTMPGSISGEIRETDGIITVKVNRHDVKERQRFTIAHEIAHFLLHRDRLASGITDDVLYRSRLTDDLEREANRLAADIIMPAHLIQSALDSFGNFKPDERYKKIAELAQVSLAAIKIRLGKQ, from the coding sequence TTGAGAACCTCACCCGAATGGAAAGCATTATCAGACGACCAAAGAGCAGCCATATCTAAACACCAAGAATCCTTGCCAATAACAGTTGGTGCAATTGCCAAAGAATTTGGTATATCTGTATTAAAATCTACTATGCCTGGCTCTATTTCCGGCGAGATAAGAGAAACTGATGGAATTATCACAGTAAAAGTTAACCGCCACGATGTTAAAGAGCGACAACGCTTTACAATAGCGCATGAAATCGCACATTTTCTTTTACACCGCGACCGATTAGCTAGCGGCATTACTGATGATGTACTTTACCGTTCAAGACTGACTGACGATCTAGAACGAGAAGCAAACAGGCTTGCCGCCGACATAATTATGCCAGCACATCTAATTCAATCTGCATTAGATTCTTTTGGCAACTTTAAGCCAGACGAAAGATATAAAAAAATAGCTGAACTTGCACAAGTTTCGCTCGCCGCTATAAAAATCAGATTGGGAAAACAGTAA
- a CDS encoding HNH endonuclease — MPSSPTSNQSNPPWSRDELVLALNLYLLHRNGLPGVNHPEVRALSESLNLIGNATGVSKNQSFRNTNGVCMKLNNFRRWDPSYTNTGRTGLAKGNKDEELVWLEFANNPERLAEVVAAIKANVGTTSSTTPMDLSAEEEPGFFEAEEGKVLTRVHRVRERDKKLVKRKKDEALKKHGVLQCEACGFSFSKTYGPDVEGVIDVHHTKPLHTLQPGDKTKLVDLALLCANCHRVVHSRRKWLSVAEVKDRYQTSQK; from the coding sequence ATGCCTTCTTCACCTACCAGCAATCAATCCAACCCGCCCTGGAGCCGCGACGAACTCGTCCTAGCCCTGAACCTGTACCTTCTTCACCGCAATGGTTTACCCGGCGTGAACCATCCAGAAGTCCGAGCCTTATCAGAGAGTCTTAATCTCATCGGTAATGCCACCGGCGTGAGTAAGAACCAGAGCTTTCGTAACACCAATGGTGTTTGCATGAAGCTCAACAATTTCCGTCGTTGGGATCCGAGCTACACCAACACTGGTCGCACAGGTCTTGCAAAAGGAAATAAGGACGAGGAATTGGTATGGCTGGAGTTTGCTAATAATCCCGAGCGTCTGGCCGAAGTCGTAGCAGCCATCAAGGCGAACGTCGGAACCACTTCTTCTACTACGCCAATGGATCTGAGTGCGGAGGAAGAACCGGGCTTCTTCGAAGCAGAGGAAGGAAAAGTGTTAACTCGCGTGCACCGTGTACGGGAAAGGGACAAAAAACTCGTAAAACGAAAAAAGGACGAAGCCCTCAAGAAGCACGGTGTTCTCCAGTGCGAAGCCTGTGGTTTCAGCTTCAGCAAAACATACGGCCCGGACGTCGAAGGCGTTATCGATGTGCACCACACCAAGCCACTGCATACGCTCCAACCTGGCGATAAAACCAAGCTCGTGGACCTCGCATTGTTATGTGCCAATTGTCACCGAGTGGTGCATTCACGCCGCAAATGGCTGAGCGTTGCAGAGGTCAAGGATCGCTACCAAACCAGTCAAAAATAA
- a CDS encoding LexA family transcriptional regulator: MKILSSGDRFRALLKEANIRSADFAKLYGVKSQHVNNWFNRGIPPGRIHSIASLLTVSPEWLAHGEGPQTPLGLGPGTTYEAAENDGVYSVLEPTDIELPFYKEAPIAPGETKTHIVEIPDQSIRLPRSHLETLEINPSDAICLTMVGDSMAERIEDGSTLAIDRGLTQIVDGQIYALEHDGMLRIKYLHRIPGNRLRLRSHNSAAYPDEVFSAEQIEAQKIRVIGWVFWWSTLNKQRPPVCD, from the coding sequence ATGAAAATACTTTCCAGTGGCGACCGCTTCCGAGCCCTTCTAAAAGAAGCGAACATCCGATCCGCCGACTTCGCGAAGTTATACGGCGTGAAATCCCAACACGTGAACAACTGGTTCAACCGTGGCATCCCGCCAGGGCGCATCCACTCCATCGCCAGCCTGCTGACCGTCAGCCCGGAATGGCTCGCCCACGGCGAAGGCCCGCAAACCCCATTGGGCCTCGGCCCCGGCACCACCTATGAGGCGGCCGAAAACGATGGCGTCTACAGCGTGCTGGAACCCACGGACATCGAACTGCCTTTCTATAAGGAAGCCCCCATCGCCCCCGGCGAAACCAAAACCCACATCGTCGAAATCCCTGACCAATCCATCCGCCTGCCCCGCAGCCACCTCGAAACCCTGGAAATAAACCCCAGCGACGCCATCTGCCTCACCATGGTCGGCGACAGCATGGCCGAACGCATCGAAGACGGCTCCACCCTCGCCATCGACCGCGGCCTGACCCAAATCGTCGACGGCCAAATCTACGCCCTCGAACACGACGGCATGCTCCGCATCAAATACCTGCACCGCATACCCGGCAACCGACTGCGCCTGCGCAGCCACAACAGCGCGGCCTACCCGGACGAAGTCTTCAGCGCCGAACAGATCGAGGCACAGAAAATACGGGTGATCGGCTGGGTGTTCTGGTGGTCCACCCTCAACAAACAGAGACCGCCGGTGTGCGACTAA
- the ppa gene encoding inorganic diphosphatase, which yields MSYSKIPAGKDLPNDIYVAIEIPANHAPIKYEIDKDSDCLFVDRFMATPMFYPANYGYIPNTLADDGDPLDVLVVTPYPVAPGSVIRARPVGILNMTDDGGGDAKVIAVPHDKLSQLYVDVKEYTDLPPLLIQQIEHFFENYKDLEKGKWVKIEGWAGADAAREAITKSVAAYKG from the coding sequence ATTCCGGCTGGCAAAGACCTGCCGAACGACATCTACGTCGCGATCGAAATCCCGGCCAACCACGCCCCGATCAAATACGAAATCGACAAAGACAGCGACTGCCTGTTCGTTGACCGTTTCATGGCCACCCCCATGTTCTACCCGGCCAACTACGGTTACATCCCCAACACCCTGGCCGACGACGGCGACCCCCTCGACGTGCTGGTCGTGACCCCATACCCAGTGGCCCCAGGCTCGGTCATCCGCGCCCGTCCAGTCGGCATCCTGAACATGACCGACGACGGCGGCGGCGATGCCAAAGTCATCGCAGTGCCACACGACAAACTGTCGCAACTGTACGTCGACGTGAAGGAATACACCGACCTGCCGCCACTGCTGATCCAGCAGATCGAACACTTCTTCGAGAACTACAAAGACCTCGAAAAAGGCAAGTGGGTCAAGATTGAAGGCTGGGCCGGCGCAGACGCCGCCCGCGAAGCGATCACCAAGTCGGTTGCCGCCTACAAAGGCTGA